In Trifolium pratense cultivar HEN17-A07 linkage group LG7, ARS_RC_1.1, whole genome shotgun sequence, a genomic segment contains:
- the LOC123897320 gene encoding cellulose synthase-like protein H1, with amino-acid sequence MANQNPLPLYDKILVKYTFSRVVDSITLLFLILLLGYRIFYSNIYTFPCFVALFCESWFTFTWILTMNLKWNPAYTITHLDRLLLREDELPPLDLFVTTADPVLEPPIITVNTVLSLLALDYPVNKLACYVSDDGCSPLTFYAIVEASKFAKVWVPFCKKYNVQIRAPFRYFSDENLVSNREESPEFYQDWLRMKEEYGKLKNKIENTEQNSLPLIGEFAIFSNAKQRNHSTIIKVIWENKNKENHLDGLPHLIYISREKKPQHPHHYKAGAMNVLTRVSGLMTNAPFILNLDCDMHVNNPKIALHALCVLLDSKGEKEVAFAQCPQQFYDGLKDDPFGNQLTTLFLYIGGGFGGLQGMIYAGTNCFHRRKVIYGLYAADQDIQNGKKGWNESVLEMEMVFGTSKRFVESASQALEGKIFAPRDNLCNYLEAAKKVSSCGYEDNTAWGKKVGWIYGSTSEDILTGLDIHTRGWRSEICSPDPIAFRGCSPQDNIVTLIQQKRWASGLSDILFSKHNPILGFLCGKLQFREALGYVWLLCWGLRSVPEICYAALPAYCILTNSSFFPEKLWIHGALFVTYNISTLFESLRTGLSIRTWWNTQKMMRITTMSGWFCGFLAILLKKLRISEPIFEITKKEQSSTSFDGANQNSGRFSFNESPIFLPSTTILLVQLIALGTCLFGWAQHIRSGLGYGLGEVLCSAYLVACYWPFLKGLFGTGKHGIPLSTIIKSTMLTFLFVHFCKLTIIV; translated from the exons ATGGCCAATCAAAATCCTCTCCCTCTCTATGACAAAATTTTGGTAAAGTATACATTTTCAAGAGTGGTGGATTCAATCACTTTGCTCTTCCTTATCTTACTTCTTGGTTACCGTATTTTCTATAGCAACATTTATACATTCCCCTGTTTTGTTGCTCTGTTTTGTGAGTCATGGTTTACCTTCACTTGGATTCTCACCATGAACCTCAAATGGAATCCAGCATATACCATAACCCACCTAGACCGTCTCTTACTCAG GGAAGACGAGCTTCCACCATTGGATTTGTTTGTGACAACAGCAGATCCTGTTCTTGAACCACCAATCATCACTGTGAACACAGTGTTGTCTCTGTTGGCACTTGATTATCCAGTTAATAAATTAGCTTGCTATGTTTCTGATGATGGTTGTTCCCCTCTCACATTTTATGCCATTGTTGAAGCCTCTAAATTTGCCAAGGTTTGGGTACCTTTTTGTAAGAAATACAATGTGCAAATTAGAGCACCTTTTAGGTATTTCTCTGATGAGAATCTTGTTAGCAACAGAGAAGAGTCACCAGAATTTTATCAAGATTGGTTAAGAATGAAG GAGGAATATGGGAAGCTCAAGAATAAAATTGAGAATACAGAACAAAATTCACTTCCTCTTATAGGAGAGTTTGCTATTTTTTCAAACGCAAAACAGAGAAATCATTCAACCATAATCAAG GTGATATGGGAGAACAAGAACAAGGAAAATCATCTAGATGGCTTGCCTCACTTAATCTACATATCTAGAGAGAAGAAGCCTCAACATCCACATCATTACAAGGCTGGTGCTATGAATGTGCTT ACAAGAGTCTCTGGTTTGATGACAAATGCTCCTTTCATCTTGAACTTAGATTGTGACATGCATGTCAACAATCCAAAAATTGCTCTACATGCCTTATGCGTTTTGTTAGATTCAAAAGGAGAAAAGGAAGTAGCATTTGCACAATGTCCCCAACAATTCTATGATGGATTAAAAGACGATCCTTTCGGAAATCAGCTTACGACATTGTTTCTG TACATAGGGGGCGGATTTGGAGGACTTCAAGGAATGATATACGCAGGAACAAATTGCTTCCATAGAAGAAAAGTAATTTATGGCCTTTATGCTGCTGATCAAGACATTCAAAATGGAAAGAAGGGTTGGAATG agAGTGTTTTAGAAATGGAAATGGTATTTGGAACTTCAAAGAGGTTTGTGGAATCAGCTAGTCAAGCATTGGAAGGAAAAATATTTGCTCCTAGAGATAACCTTTGTAACTATCTTGAGGCAGCAAAAAAAGTTTCTAGTTGTGGATATGAAGACAACACTGCCTGGGGTAAAAAG GTAGGTTGGATATATGGATCAACATCAGAGGATATACTTACTGGGTTGGACATCCATACAAGAGGATGGAGATCTGAAATATGCTCACCAGATCCAATTGCCTTTAGGGGATGCTCACCTCAAGATAACATAGTAACTTTGATTCAACAGAAAAGGTGGGCCTCAGGGTTATCTGATATTCTATTCAGCAAGCATAATCCAATATTGGGCTTTCTCTGTGGTAAGCTCCAATTTAGAGAGGCTTTGGGCTATGTTTGGCTCTTATGTTGGGGCTTAAGATCAGTACCTGAAATTTGCTATGCTGCTCTACCTGCCTATTGCATTCTTACTAACTCCAGCTTCTTTCCTGAG AAACTTTGGATACATGGTGCTTTGTTTGTGACTTACAACATATCTACTCTATTTGAGTCCTTAAGAACGGGGTTGTCGATTAGAACATGGTGGAACACTCAAAAAATGATGAGAATTACAACCATGAGTGGTTGGTTTTGTGGATTTTTGGCCAtcttactaaaaaaattaaggatatCTGAACCTATCTTTGAAATAACAAAGAAAGAACAATCATCAACTTCTTTTGATGGAGCTAACCAAAATAGTGGTAGGTTTAGTTTCAATGAGTCTCCAATTTTTCTACCTAGTACAACAATATTGCTTGTTCAACTCATAGCATTGGGTACTTGCTTATTTGGATGGGCCCAACATATTAGAAGTGGGCTTGGATATGGGCTTGGAGAAGTGTTATGTAGTGCTTATTTGGTTGCATGTTATTGGCCATTTTTGAAAGGGTTGTTTGGGACTGGAAAGCATGGGATTCCCTTATCTACAATAATCAAGTCAACAATGTTGACTTTTCTTTTTGTGCATTTTTGCAAACTTACCATTATAGTGTGA
- the LOC123897318 gene encoding cellulose synthase-like protein B4 yields MAMANQENLPLYEKVWLKRTFQRAIDILILLLLFSLLSYRLFSINNTFFTLPWFLAFSCESWFTFTWIILLNAKWSPAVTKTYPNRLLQQVPELPRVDLFVTTADPVLEPPTITVNTVLSLLALDYPVNKLACYVSDDGCSVFTFYGLLEASKFAKFWVPFCKKYNIQVRAPFRYFSEVTKSEDSQQFKQEWILMKDMYDNLCQKIEDVTRNPSSFQFEGEFAVFLNTEKRNHPSIIKVILDGLSDGLPHLIYVSREKRPKYEHNYKGGAMNVLTRVSGLMTNAPFMLNVDCDMFVNNPKIIQHAICILVDSKNGKDVAFVQCFQQFYDGIKDDPFGNQWVAAFEYIIRGMAGLQGPHYCGTNTIHRRYAIYGFYPNERQYVKKGKLAEKILIQQFGSSKEFIKSATQAIEGSDHSTNGISSSNFIEEAIQVSNCGYEYGTCWGKKMGWVYGSITEDVPTGLNIHRKGWRSEPITPDPTAFMGSAPGGLLTTMVQQKRWGSGLTVVFFSKHSPVMGILFGKIQFRAGLSYFWLTNWGLRSVFEVSYAALVAYCIITNTNIFPKGLGLWIPLTLFGIYTIHTLQEYLSKGLSIRCWWNNQRMITMRSTSVWFIGFLSAMVKLLGISDTVFEVTQKENPNSVAAAGDDADAGRFTFDESSAFVVGTTILLVQLTALVVKILGVQLEAHSGNGCGIGELVCSVYLVVCYWPFLKGLFARGKYGIPLSTIFKSALLAFIFVHFCRITDTRSTIN; encoded by the exons ATGGCTATGGCAAACCAAGAAAATCTCCCTCTGTATGAAAAAGTATGGCTCAAACGCACATTTCAGAGAGCTATAGACATCTTGATTTTACTTCTCTTATTCTCTCTTCTTAGTTACCGTCTTTTCTCCATCAATAACACCTTCTTCACACTTCCATGGTTTCTTGCTTTCTCATGTGAATCTTGGTTTACTTTCACTTGGATTATTCTTCTTAATGCCAAATGGAGTCCTGCTGTCACCAAAACATACCCAAACCGTCTCCTCCAACA AGTACCTGAGCTACCGCGTGTGGACTTGTTTGTGACAACAGCAGATCCTGTTCTTGAACCACCAACCATCACTGTGAACACAGTGTTGTCTCTGTTGGCACTTGATTATCCAGTTAATAAATTAGCTTGCTATGTTTCTGATGATGGTTGCTCTGTTTTTACCTTTTATGGTCTTTTGGAAGCATCCAAATTTGCTAAGTTTTGGGTACCTTTCTGTAAAAAGTATAACATTCAAGTTAGAGCACCTTTTAGATATTTTTCTGAAGTTACCAAAAGTGAAGATTCACAACAATTCAAACAAGAATGGATACTAATGAAG GATATGTATGACAATCTTTGccaaaaaattgaagatgtgACCCGAAATCCGAGTTCATTCCAATTTGAGGGAGAATTTGCAGTGTTTTTAAATACAGAAAAAAGAAATCATCCGAGTATAATTAAG GTTATATTGGATGGTCTTTCTGATGGATTGCCTCACTTAATATACGTATCGAGAGAGAAGAGACCAAAGTATGAACATAATTACAAAGGCGGAGCTATGAATGTGTTG ACAAGAGTTTCTGGATTGATGACGAATGCTCCCTTTATGTTGAACGTAGACTGTGACATGTTTGTGAACAATCCAAAGATTATTCAACATGCTATTTGCATTTTGGTTGATTCTAAAAATGGAAAAGATGTTGCTTTTGTTCAATGTTTCCAACAATTTTATGATGGAATTAAAGATGACCCTTTTGGAAATCAATGGGTGGCTGCATTTGAG TACATAATAAGGGGCATGGCAGGACTTCAAGGACCTCACTATTGTGGAACAAACACCATCCACAGAAGATATGCTATTTATGGTTTTTACCCTAATGAAAGACAATATGTAAAAAAAG GAAAATTAGCAGAGAAGATACTAATACAGCAATTTGGAAGTTCAAAGGAGTTTATCAAATCAGCAACACAAGCTATAGAAGGGAGTGATCATTCTACTAATGGAATTAGTTCTTCCAATTTTATTGAAGAAGCAATCCAAGTATCTAATTGTGGATATGAATATGGCACTTGTTGGGGTAAAAAG ATGGGTTGGGTATATGGATCAATAACTGAAGATGTACCAACTGGATTGAATATTCATAGAAAAGGTTGGAGATCAGAGCCTATTACGCCTGATCCAACCGCGTTTATGGGCAGCGCTCCGGGAGGATTACTGACTACAATGGTCCAACAAAAGAGATGGGGTTCAGGCCTCACTGTTGTCTTCTTTAGCAAGCATTCTCCTGTTATGGGCATACTCTTTGGTAAAATTCAATTCAGGGCAGGCTTGTCTTATTTTTGGCTCACTAATTGGGGTTTGCGTTCTGTCTTTGAAGTTTCTTATGCAGCCTTAGTTGCTTATTGCATAATCACCAATACCAATATCTTTCCCAAG GGACTTGGGCTATGGATTCCTTTGACTCTTTTTGGGATCTATACTATACATACTCTACAAGAGTATCTATCAAAAGGGTTGTCAATAAGATGTTGGTGGAACAATCAGAGAATGATTACAATGAGATCAACAAGTGTATGGTTTATTGGATTTTTAAGTGCCATGGTTAAGCTCTTAGGGATATCTGATACAGTCTTTGAAGTAACACAAAAGGAAAATCCAAATTCTGTTGCTGCTGCTGGAGATGATGCAGATGCTGGTAGGTTCACATTTGATGAGTCCTCAGCTTTTGTGGTTGGCACAACCATTTTGCTTGTGCAATTGACAGCACTTGTTGTTAAGATTTTGGGGGTGCAATTAGAAGCTCACAGTGGGAATGGTTGTGGAATAGGTGAATTGGTGTGTAGTGTGTATTTAGTAGTTTGTTACTGGCCATTTCTGAAAGGGTTGTTTGCTAGGGGTAAATATGGGATTCCATTATCTACCATTTTCAAGTCAGCATTGCTTGCTTTTATTTTTGTGCATTTTTGTAGAATCACTGATACAAGATCAACAATAAATTAG